Sequence from the Deltaproteobacteria bacterium genome:
ACATGAGCAACTTTATTGATGGGCAACTTCCTGAGGCCTTTATTCACAAGCTTAAAAACATTCCCTTCATCCGATATATTGCCCCCTACAAGATTTATTTAGGCACCGGCCGATCTTCTGAAAAAAATGTGTTTGTGCTGGGGAGTTATGTGGATCAAATTTATCACATGAGGAATCTTGAAGGAGTCGATCCCCTTCAAATGGATCAGATGCTGAGCGAGCGAAAGGCCGCCCTCGTCGGGATAGACCTGATGAAGGAAAACGAATGGAAACTGGGAGACGAAGTCATTTTGAAGGGGCTTCGAAGTCTTCCCGATCTTCCAATCCATATTGTCGGGGTTCCCCAGGGGAGATCCGACCTTAATGGGGGCATCTTAGTCCACTATGATTATTTGAAAGACCTCATGA
This genomic interval carries:
- a CDS encoding ABC transporter permease is translated as MNFFTLILRNLFRNKRRSLLTLLGIVISFFLFVSIFTLLEAFNSKLKSEAAQVNLFFRPTYMSNFIDGQLPEAFIHKLKNIPFIRYIAPYKIYLGTGRSSEKNVFVLGSYVDQIYHMRNLEGVDPLQMDQMLSERKAALVGIDLMKENEWKLGDEVILKGLRSLPDLPIHIVGVPQGRSDLNGGILVHYDYLKDLMKDGGFLVSYFFVSRRLIKCLG